The region TTTTTATTCTTTATTGAGAGAACAGGTTTACCATGGACAGTTGATGTTATGATTTCCAGTACGCATAGTATAATGGGATGAGTAATAACTTTTGACAGAACTTAAAATAGATGCTATGTTCATATTACATATAATAGGTTTAATTGTAATGTGGAATGCTAATTAAGTTACTGAATTTATACTATGAATAGTAATGATATTTATAGATTATTATAAAGAAATTTGTTAGGAGAATGTCTTATGAAGAATTTTACAATTGTTTTAGCACCTGATTCTTTTAAAGAAAGCATGACTGCAAAAGAAGTTTGTATAGCAATGGAAAAGGGAATAAAAAGGGTTAATAGTAAGATTAATTGTATACATGTTCCAATGGCAGATGGCGGAGAAGGTACGATGCAGTCTCTTATTGACGCTACAAATGGAGAAATATATTCATTAAAGGTAACAGGACCACTTTTAAATAAAGTTGAAGCACAGTATGGCATTTTAGGAGATGGAAAGGTTGGAGTAATTGAAATGGCAAGTGCCAGTGGAATTCAGCTAGTACCAAAGGAAAAAAGAAATCCATTAGTTACAACAACTTATGGAACAGGAGAGCTTATTAAAGCATGTCTTGATAAGGGAGTAAAGAAAATACTCATAGGCATAGGTGGAAGTTCAACTAATGATGGTGGATTTGGTGCTGTAAAGGCACTTGGAGCAAAATTTTTAGACGAAGCTGGAAAAGATATAGGTTTTGGCGGGGGAAGCCTCAACAAACTAAAAAAAATAGATTTATCTGGATTTGATACGAGATTAAGTGATGTAGAAATTGAAATTGCCTCGGATGTCAACAATCCTCTCTGCGGAGAAAATGGAGCCTCAAATGTATTTGGACCGCAAAAGGGTGCTACAAAAGAGATGATTGAAGTTTTAGACCAAAATTTAAAGCACTATGCGGATGTAATAAAAGAGCAGTGTCATAAAGATGTTGTAAATATGCCTGGAGCTGGGGCGGCAGGAGGACTCGGTGCAGGACTTGTAGCTTTTTTAGATGGAAAACTTAAAAAAGGAATTGAACTGGTTATAAAGTATTCCGGATTAGAGGAAAAGGTAAAAAATTGCGACTTTGTGTTTACAGGGGAAGGAAGCATAGATTTTCAAACTAAATTTGGAAAGACACCAATTGGAGTTGCAGGTGTTGCTAAGAAGTATGGTAAGCCTGTTATTGCACTTGCAGGAAAAGTTGGAGATAACATAGATGATTTATATGAAGGCGGCATAGATTCTATTTTTGGAATAATGCGAGGAAGCACATCGCTGGAGGAAGCTCTTAAGGGTGGAAAAGAAAATGTTGAAAAAGCTTCCGAAAATATAATGAGGTTAATAAATTTAAATATATAAAAATGTGGGAAGAATAATATATTTTATTTTTTTAAATATGAAAATTGATGTTATAATAAAATAGTGAAGTGATAGTTTTTTAGATAATATTGAATTAATTTTGTAAGCTTAAAGCTGAAATTATAAAAAATCAATTATTATAAATTAATATAAAGTTTTGGGAGGAGTTATTGATATGATATCACAAAAAATGTATGAACTAGGAAGTAAACGCTCTGTTATAAGAGAAATTTTTGAGTTTGGAAAAAAGAGAGCAGCAGAAGTAGGAGCAGAAAACGTGTATGATTTTAGTATTGGAAACCCAAATGTGCCAGCTCCAGAAGCAGTAAAAAAAGCAATAATTGAAATATTAGATACAGAAGATCCAGTGTCTATTCACGGATATACAAGTGCACAGGGAGATCCAGTTGTAAGGGATACTATAGCTAAATCAATAAATAAAAGATTTGGTACAGCTTTTAATGGTGACAATATATACATGACAGTTGGAGCAGCAGCATCAATACATATATGTTTTTCAGCCTTAACAAATCCCGGCGATGAATTTATAACTTTTGCTCCATATTTCCCTGAATACAGATGTTTTGTAGAAGCTGCTGGTGCTAAGCTTGTAGAAGTTCCTGCACAAATAGAAAACTTCCAGATAAATTTTAGTGAATTTGAAAAGAGAATAAATGAACATACAAAAGCCGTTATTGTAGATTCTCCAAACAATCCTTCAGGAGTAGTTTATACAGAGGATACAATTAAAAAGCTTGCTGAAATGCTTAAGAGCAAATCTAAAGAGTATGGACACACAATTTACCTTATATCGGACGAGCCTTACCGTGAAATTGCTTATGATGTAGAGGTACCATATTTAACAAAATACTATGATAACACCTTTGTATGTTATTCTTATAGTAAATCTCTTTCTCTTCCGGGTGAAAGAGTAGGTTATATAGTTGTACCAGATGAAATGGAAGATTCTAAAAAAGTGTATGCAGCTGTTTGCGGAGCAGGAAGAGCCTTAGGATATGTATGCGCTCCAAGCTTATTCCAGAAGGTAGTTGCAAAATGTGCTGATAAAACTTCTGATATTGGAATCTACAGAAAAAATAGAGATTTGCTTTACAATGGTTTAACTAAATTAGGATATAAATGCGTAAAACCTGAAGGAGCATTTTACTTATTCCCACAGTCACTTGAAAAAGATGCATATGCTTTCTGTGAAAGAGCAAAGAAATATAATTTATTGTTAGTTCCAGGAGATGATTTTGGCTGTCCAGGACATGTACGTATTTCATACTGCGTTACAACAGAGCAGATTGAAAAATCACTTTCTGCTTTTGAGAAACTAGCTGAAGAATATAAATAGAAATAACATTATTTTAGAACATTAAAAAAACTCTATAAATCTAAGGTGAAAAATCGTAAAATACTAAGATATTTCAATAACTCGCTAAAAAGATGCTCAGACAAATTGAAATATCTAAGTATTTTACGATTTTTTCACCAAGATTTATTAGAGTTTTCTTAAATTGTTCTTAAAATAATGTTATTTCTATTTTGGAGAAAGGCAAGGAAGATTTTCTTCCGCTAGCGCTACCGAAAATCTGAAGTTAAGGTTTATATAAGGTTAAGTGTCGAATAATGAAAATCCTAAGATATTTCAATAACGCGCTAATAATAAAAGTGATTATATATGGTTAAGAAGGATAACAATCATATATGTGGGTTGGGTCAAAGACACATTATCCTTCTTTATAAAATACAGACTATATTAATGTTTACGACTAATAACTTTGATTTAGAGGCTTATCTAAATCTTTTATAATATAGAGATTGCCTATATTAAGTAAATAAGGATAATGGGCAAAGCCCAAGCCTCGTATATGATAATATTGAAATATCTAAGTATTTTATGATTTTTTAACCAAGTTTTATTAGAGTTTTTTTAAACAGTTTTTAAAATAATGTTATTTCTGTTTTGAGGTAAATCAGGGAATATTTTCCTACGTTACACTCCCGAAAATCTGAAGTTAAGGCTTATATAAGATTAAGAAGGATAACGATTGTCTAAACTTTTAATGTAATTTAAAGAGTGACTATAGTAAATCACTATTTATTTGATATCATATTGTTTTAACTTTAGGTAGATTGATGGATTAGTCATTATTAATCGGTGGAAAAGAAAAAAACTATTAAATTATATAACATACATAATTTAATAGTTTTTTTTGAAGTCTTATAGTTTAAATTTTAGAAGATGAAAATCAGATATTATGTTTATCTTTTCTTTCCAAAGATTCTTAAAATGTAAACAAAGAGATTTATAAAGTCAAGATATAGTGTAAGTGCACCAAGAATGCTTACTTTATCTCTAATCTCTATATCATCAGTATAGTTAAATGATATAGCCATTCTTTTAATCTTTTGAGTATCATATGCAGTAAGTGCTACAAAGACGATAACACCGATGCAGGATATAATCATAGAAAACATGTCGTTTAAAATAAAAATATTAACAATTGAAGCAAGTATGAGTCCTATTAGTGCCATAAAGCATATATTGCCTATGCTTGAAAGATCTTTTTTTGTAACATATCCATAAGCACACATGATTCCAAAAGTTCCAGCAGTTACAACGAATACACTTGCAATTGACATTAAATCATATGCAATGAATATCCATGAAAGCGTGATGCCATTTACTACTGAGTATACAGCAAATAATAAAAGTGCAGCTTGTGAAGAAAGCTTATCAATTGTTCTTGATAAAACAATAACCATTAAAACTTCAGCTATAGCTAAAACGTAAAAAAGTGATCTATTTTCAAAAAGTCTATAGCTTAAAGCTGGAGTAACGCCTATAGCAAAGGATACTATAGCTGTAAGTAAAAGTGCGAGTGCCATCCATACATAAATTTGAAGCATTAAGCCTTGATGTGCTTTGCTCTCGTTGGTTGAATTTAAGTTTTCCATAAGTAACCTCCAGTAACTTAATTTTTAGTTTTATATTATTTTATCATAATCATTTGCATATGGCAAAAAAAATTTAATGACTGTTAATATCTAATTAAAAAAATATTAATAAAAATTATACTTATACATATTGAATTTAAAATAGAAGAAAATTAATAGTGAATACTTTGTTTTTTTTGAAGAAAATAAAGCAACTTTTATGATATAATTTACTTAAAATTTACACTGCTTTTTGGTAAAGTCAAATATTAATATAGTTTGGGGTGTATTTTATGGAAAGATATTTAGTAAAGGTACGTGGAAGAGTTCAGGGAGTTGGCTTTAGATATTTTGCACAATACACGGCAGAACTTTGTAAGGTAACTGGTTCAGTAAAAAATTGTGATGACGGCACAGTTAGAATAGAAGCACAGGGAGAAGAAAAAGCTCTGAATAAATATTTTCAGAAAATAAGAGAAGGCAATAATAAGTTTACTAAGGTAGAAGAAATGGTCACTAAAAAAATTGATGTTGTTGCTGATGAGAAAAAATTTAAGATAAAATATTATTAGAGAGTATTGTATGTACTATAAGCGAAGTAACAGTATTTTGTGAAAGTAAAATTCAAAATACTGTTACTTCATAATGTTTTTTGACAAAGTACATATATCAGTCATATAATGAAACTGAACATTGTTCAAAAACGGAGGCAAATATGAAAAAATCAGAATTGGCAAAGGAAAAAATAATTGAAGTTACAATAGATTTAATACAAAATGCAAATGGCGAAATTCATAAAATAACAACACGTGCAATTGCAAAACAAGCAGGCATTGGAGTAGGTTTAGTGAACTATCACTTTGAATCTAAAAATAAGCTTATTGAAATTTGTGTTCAGAGAATTATTAGTGATGTAATTAGGTCTTTTAAACCTAAGATTAATAATGAATTGGATTCAATTGACCGAATTAAGAAAGTTACAAAAATGGTAGCTGATTTTTTAATTCAAAATCCTTCTGTTTCTAAAATTTCAATATTGGGAGATATGAACACCCCAAGTACAGTGGATAATACTATGCAAACAGTAAAAGGTTTTCTAATTTCTATGGAAGATTACAATTTTCCTAAAGAAGAAAAAATGCTGCTGAGCTTTGCCTTAACTTCTATTTTGCAGGCAGTATTTTTAAGAAAAAATATTACAAAAGAAAGCTTTGGATTTGATTTTAATAATAAGGAAGAAAGAGAAAGCTTTATTGATTTTATGATAGATAAATTATTTGGAGGTAAATAGTAATATGAAAATACTCATAATTAATGGAGGATCAAGATGTGGAAACACGTGGAAATTAACCATGCTTGTAAAAAAATATCTATTATTAATGTCCAGCAATATAGAGTTTACAGAAATTCATTTGAAAAATTTAAATTTGCCATTTTGTACAGGGTGCAGTTTATGTTTTAGAAAAGGACATATTTACTGCCCTCACAATAATATTATTCAAAAAATAATGGATGAGATTGAGGAAAGTGATGGCGTTATTTTTGGGGCTCCAACCTATAATATGCAGATGCCAGCCCTTACTAAAAATTTCATTGACCACTTGTGTTTTATGCTTCACCGACCTAGATATTTTAGTAAAAAAGCACTTGTGATTTCAACTACAGGTGGCGTTGGAGCAGGAAACTCAACAGAATATATGGCTGGAACTATGAAGGGGTGGGGCTTTAATCGCTGCTATAAGCTGCCAATAAATACAATTAGCTGGAACAATTATTTACCTACAGAAAAGCATAAAAGAAAAGCAAAAGCTGTTGCCAGAAAATTTTATGAGGACATTGCAAGCAGGAGACTGCATTCTCCGTCATTTTCAATCATGATACCATATAATTTATTTAGAGCAATGAGTTTTGATTATTTAAAAGGCTCGGAATATGAAACTCAAGATGGAGTCTTCTGGCAGGAGGAAAATAGGCTTAATAGGGCTTATGCAGCTGGTGTGCCACTGCCGATATTTAAAAGGCTTTTTGGAAATATGTTTTATTTTATTGGAAGGAAGCTGTCTAAGCATATGATAGTTACTTATAAAAAATAGATTAATTAGCATTTTGCGATAGACGAGTATACTTTTTATTTATAGGTATAAAATGGAATATTGCCAAGCAAAGTGATAAAATAAAGTTATTCTAATTATGGTATATCTCAAAATAATTTATATCAGATGTATGCCTATGCTAAAAATGATATCTTGTTTAATAAGCAAAATTGATGCAGAAGTTTAATGTATCAATAGTATAAGGAGAACTAAATGGATATATATACAAATTTAATTTTAATTAAAAATAATAAAACAAAAGAGCTTGAGGATAAAACCCAAGAAATAGATTATTTAAAGCCTTTTAGGGATAAAGTAGAAATAGCTTATTTAAATGGAAAAAAGTCTTATATGTATAACGCTTCTAATGTACAAGTATTTAAAGCACCTAAAAAAGTTAGTTCTAAAGATTGTATTGTATATATTTCTAATATTCCAGTAAGAGAAACAGCAGAAGTGCTTGATTTCGGAGAATACATTAGAGTAATTGAAGATGATGGAAAGACAGAAATTCATCATAAATCGGAAGTAAGATATGAAAGTTCATGTCTAAAATCAAATAAAACTAAAGCTGTTTTTGATTATTTAAAAAAATTATCAATGTATGTAAGTGTAATGGAAGATGGGAAAACTTTATTATTTGATCAATATAAAAAAATATCTAAGCTTAGCGCTGATAGTGTACTTTATACATATTTAGAAGGAAAGAATATTAAAATCCATAAAAATAAAAAAGTTGTAATATTTCCATTTGGGTTTAATATAAGTCAGAAGAAAGCTGTAAATACAGCACTCCAAAATTCCATAAGTATTATTGAAGGACCTCCTGGAACAGGGAAGACTCAAACTATATTAAACATTATTGCTAATCTTGTTTACAGTGGTAAAAATGTTGGGGTTGTTTCTGGAAATAATTCTGCAACAGCTAATGTTTATGAGAAGCTAGAGAAAGATGGATATGGTTTTATTAATGCACTGCTCGGAAGAAAGGATAAAAAAGTTGATTTTTTTGAGAATAAGCAAGCTGATTTGCCGAATCTAAAAAGCTGGAAATTAGAAACTGAAGAAGAAAAAAGTTTGTGTGACAGCTTGAAAAATATGGATAGTACTTTAGAAGGGTTACTTCAAAAACAAAATAGAATGGTTAAATTACAGGAAAAGCTTTCGAAATTTAAACTTGAACAAAAGTACTTTGAAGCTAATTTTAAATGGGAATACGTAACTACATCAAGTTATTCAATCGGCAGAAAGTGGACGAGTAATTTAATATTAAATTTTTTGCTTTACTTTGAGAGAATTATGTTAAGAAACAAAAAAATGAATTTGATAATTAAAGCAATACTATTTGTTGATTATGGAATTTATAAATTTAAATACATAAGTGAAAACCAAAATATAGTAGTAAATTCACTTAAGAGAGATTATTACAATAGAGTTATTGAGGATTTAGAAAATGAAATAGCAGATTTACAAAATGATTTAGAAGGTAAAAGTTATGACGGTCTAATGAAGGAGTTTAGAGATGGATCTTCAAAGTTATTTAGAGATTATATTGAAAAAAGATATACCAAAGAAAGTAGAAAGAGATATACAATAAAAAGCTTTAAGTACAATTTTAAAAATTTTATAAAGGATTATCCAATAATATTAAGCACCACAAACTCAATAATGACATGCATACCAGAAAATTATTTGTTTGATTATTTAATTATTGATGAAGCTTCCCAGGTGGATTTGGTAACTGCAGCACTTGCACTTGCTTGCTGCAAAAATGTTGTTATAGTTGGAGATGTAAAGCAGCTGCCTCAAATTGTCCCTTCCGATATAAAGAAAAACAGTGATAAACTTTTTTATGAGGCTAATATTAATGAAGCCTATAATTACAGTGAATACAGCATTATATCATCTTTAATTAAGCTCTATAAAGATAAGCTGCCAAGAACCTTACTATGCGAGCATTATAGATGCCATCCTAAGATAATAGGATTTTGCAATGAAAAGTTTTATGATAATAAGCTTGTAATTATGACTAAGGAAAAAGACGAGGATGTTCCTCTAAAAATTTATAAGACAGCGCCTGGTAATCATGCACGTAAAGATAAACTCAGTGGTAGCTTAAATAACTTAAGGCAGATAGAAGTTATACGAGATGAGATTATTAATACAAATAAAGCCAGGTATGGAGATTGCAGCAGTGTTGGAATTATATGTCCATATAAAAAGCAAGCCGTGGATGCAAAAAGATACTTTCAAAATTCAAATATAGAAATTGATACTGTACATAAGTTTCAAGGGAGAGAAAAGGATACAGTAATATTTTCAACAGTAGTAAATGATATAAATTCATTCGTGGATGATGAAAACTTAATAAATGTGGCAGTATCTCGTGCTGTAAAAGAATTTATAATAGTAACATCAAGTAAACTCTTTAAACGCCACGGGAGTAATATTGGGGATTTAATTAGATATATACAGTACAATTCTTTAGAAAATGCTGTAGTTGAAAGTCAAAAGATTTCAGTATTTGATTTACTATACAGCAAATATTCTAATAAACTTTTAAAAATAATGAGTTTAGCAAAAAATGTTTCTGAGTATAAATCTGAAAATTTAATGTACAGTGTAATAGAAGAAGTGTTAAATTATCCTCAGTATGCTTCATTTAGGTGTGTTCTTCACATACCGTTAAATTCTATAGTAAAAGATCTTACAAAATTAAATAATGAAGAGAAAGCATTTATTCAAAATCCGTGGACACATGTAGACTTCCTAATATTTAATAAGTTAGACAAAGAGCCAGTACTCGTTGTAGAAGTTGATGGATACGAATACCATATGAATAGCAGTGAGCAGAGAAGAAGAGATACTGTTAAGAATAAAATATTAAGAGAGATAGATTTGCATATTCTAAGGGTCGCTACTAATGAAAGTGGAGAAAAGGAAAAGTTAATTGAAATGCTGGATAGGATTATTAAGGAGTCTGGAGAGTGATTAGGAAAATTTAAGAAAAGTATAATATTAAAAGCATTTAATTTATAGTAAAATATAAATAAGGAAATTCAAACGTAATATATTAGAATGGATGTGAAGCAATGACTATTTATGTTGATGCAGATGCCTGCCCGGTTGTTCATATTGTAGAGCATACGGCTAAAGAAAATAACATTCCAGTAACTCTTTTGTGTGACACGAACCACGTTTTAACGTCTAATTACAGCGAAATTAAAATAATAGGAGCTGGCGCCGATGCTGTGGATTTTGCTCTTGTTAATCTATGCAGAAAAGGTGACATAGTTGTTACTCAGGATTACGGTGTGGCTGCAATGGCACTTGGGAAAAGCGCGTATGCAATTCATCAATCTGGAAAGTGGTATACAAATGATAATATTGACCAGATGCTTATGGAAAGACATCTTGCAAAGAAAGCCAGAAGATCAGCTTCAAAGAATCATTTAAAAGGACCTAAAAAGAGAACTCTTGAAGATGATGAAAGGTTTGAGGGGAGCTTCAGGAAGCTTATTAAAAAAGCGAGCGTGGAGAATAAAGAAAGAGGTGAGCTTTAGTGGGAGCTTACAGAAAAATTCTCACTAAAAATGAAAATGAGTTTTGATAAGGTTGCAAGTAGCTGGGATAACCCTAAAAGAATTAAGAGAGCTGCTGTAATATCAGATAAAATAGCGGAAAAGATTAATCCAAATAAAAATTATTCAGCCATGGAATTTGGATGAGGTACAGGACTTATAAGTTTTAATTTATACAATAAGCTTAAAAAGGTTACTCTTATAGACACATCTAGAGGCATGATAGATGTTCTTAAATCCAAAATAGATAAGTACGGTGTGAAGAACATGTTTCCGGAGCAGCTTGATATATTTAAAAATCTCCCACAGGAAAAGTTTGATGTGATTTATACTTCCATGGTACTTCACTACATTAAGGATACGACTGCAATAATAGATATTTTTTATAAACTTCTTAATGATAAAGGTTTAGTATGCATAGTGGATTTGAATGAAGAAGATGGAAGCTTTCACGGAAGTGATCCCGATTTTGACGGTCACAATGGTTTTAATCAGGAGGAATTTAAAAAGCTTTTAGAAAATGCGGGTTTTAAGGACGTACAGTCTGAAACATTTTTTTACGGAAAGAAAATGGTAGAAGACAGGAAAGTGGATTATTCCCTATTTGTTCTTACGGGAAGAAAATAAGAAAAATTATGCACAAGAAAATTAAATAAGTGTTGATAAAATCGCTGGTACTGTGGATATGTGTTGGCGATTTTGTTTTTGTAGGGTGCAAAAAATAAACGGATCTAGGTATAATTTCTACTTATTGAGATTTTATGGGTAAATAGGCGAAAAATATGGGATATTGGTATGGTTTTGTAGTAAAATATAAAATAGAGATAATGGAAAATTATTTAAATGAAAATAAATTAAAATAAAGATTAAAAGACAATTCTGATTTTCATTGAGAAATAAAGATAAATGAAAGCAATATTGATACTTTTACTTAGAAAATGGACTGCGTTTTATTGTTTTATAATAATATAGTAACAGTACTTTCAATGCATATGAATTCTAAAAATAATGAAGAGAAGGTAATTGGTGTTGTTGAGGTAATGATTAAGGGATAAAGTGTAATACAGTATTTATAGAATAATTGCTTTGATTTTTCAATGATACAATTATAAGTAATGCTATGTGTGAAATATACATTATATTATAATGTTAAAAATCTTAAAATTAGGTTTTGATAATTTAAATTATAATATTTACAAGAGATTTAAAGGATGAAGAGTAAGTGAAAATAGAATTTACTGATTTAATTAATATTATGGAAATTAACAAGATTATTTATTATGGAAGAAAGACTATGAATTCAAATGATATTGATTTAGTAGTAGTTTCAGATGATTTCGAAAGTATGTATGATTATAAGAGATTAAATGTTGTTAAAAAATACATTAGATCAAAGAAAAAACTTGATTTAATATGTTTAACAATAAAAGAATTTAATGAATTAATTGATATAAGAAGTAAATATTTTAGTAATGTTATGGAAAGGGGAGAAATATTGTATGAGAGAAGAAAATAAATATATATTCAAATTATTATCAAATTCAGTTCATAATTATGTAAATAAATATGCCAATGAAGAAAATTTAAATATGTATATTAGATCCATGTTGGCTGAATGTTATTTAGCAATAGATTCTTTATTGAAAAATGAATTCATTGTACCACATGAGATAGTAATATTAAAAAGAGATTTAGCTAAAATTTATAATGCTGTTTATAAAGAAGAATCACTTTTTTATTGTTCCAGTTTTAGTTATGCTTATTCCGTTGTAAAGGGTGGAGATATTAAAGAAATACAAAACCAGTTTAAAAAGATAAATTTAGATATTATGGCAATGTTAATTAATATAAAATCAATAATGAAAGGGAATAGTGATCTTGGATCTTCTATTGATAGTTCATTTTTTTCGACAATAGAAAATTGTACTTGGGCATTTACATATGTTATTAATAAGGAAATAGAAGAATATTATATACCTTCACTTTATTGTATTGGTAATATGATTCAGACATTAATACTTTATTATAAAGCGGGAAAAAGCAAATTTAGAGATCAAATATTACCATTAATAGATAGTTTAAATAAGATACTCAACAAATTTTTAAATAATGATAAAGTAAAAAAAATCATACATAATAATAATCAATTAAGCTATTTTATTGAAAATCAGTTAAAGTATTGTTTCAATATTAAAGGAAAAACGTATGATGTTGTTATTAATTTAGAAGAAGTAAGGTTCGAAAGAATACGTTCGGTACTTAGAATATTGACAAGTTTATTCAAAATAAATAAACAGTACTTTAAGGAATATTTTAAGATCCAATACAGTAGATTGGTTGATGAATTAGAGAATATGAATATTTTAGATAAGATATTATTTTTAAGATCGTTGTCTGATTATAATTATCATTTTGAAGAAAATGATAATTATAAGTTTGAACTTGGTATGATTGAAATATATGACAAGATAGATATAGAAGATTTTTTAAATCATGTTTTTAATATTGAAAAAATCAATGTTAATAGTGTCAAACAAAGTGATATTGATAAATTAAAATTGTTAAAAGACTGTGAGCTTCGTGCAAGATTTTCACATACAATTAAAGGTGTAAGCAAAAGGATTCTTGACAGGGAAGCGTCAAAACCTCATGGTGTTTTTGAAATTTCAGATATGGAAGTACCAATTATTTATCATGGTAAAAAAATATATTTATGTATGCCATTCAAATCAGGTGTTGAGATACTACAAAATTCTGTGCCGATAAATGTTGCATATCAAATAATAAAACCATATGCTGAATTCAGTAATTGTGTTGTGGTTTTTGTTACTGCGAAAAGGTGTTCTGAAAGTTTGATGAATTATATAAAAAAAATTAAAGATAAAATGGGATGGCCAATAGGAATTATAGAAGACAAGGTTTTAGCAGGATTGCTATTAATGAATGGAGAAATATAATAAACTCAAAAATTAGAAGTTAAACTTAATTAATTTATTAATCAGGTGATAATATGGAAAGTAAAGTTGGAAGTTGGATAGATACAAATGAAGAAAATATACTAGGGAAAAAATCAATTGACAAATCAATATTTAAAGATGGGACGACTATACCCAATGGATTAGTAGAAAAGTTTATGTCAATAACTCAAGCTAAAGAATTTGAAAAAGGACAAAGTGAAAATATAAGTATTATTATAAAAAATGATACTTTTAAGGCTGTAATTAGGAGGGTTAATCAAGTAAAAAGAGATAACGTATAT is a window of Clostridium pasteurianum DNA encoding:
- a CDS encoding pyridoxal phosphate-dependent aminotransferase; this translates as MISQKMYELGSKRSVIREIFEFGKKRAAEVGAENVYDFSIGNPNVPAPEAVKKAIIEILDTEDPVSIHGYTSAQGDPVVRDTIAKSINKRFGTAFNGDNIYMTVGAAASIHICFSALTNPGDEFITFAPYFPEYRCFVEAAGAKLVEVPAQIENFQINFSEFEKRINEHTKAVIVDSPNNPSGVVYTEDTIKKLAEMLKSKSKEYGHTIYLISDEPYREIAYDVEVPYLTKYYDNTFVCYSYSKSLSLPGERVGYIVVPDEMEDSKKVYAAVCGAGRALGYVCAPSLFQKVVAKCADKTSDIGIYRKNRDLLYNGLTKLGYKCVKPEGAFYLFPQSLEKDAYAFCERAKKYNLLLVPGDDFGCPGHVRISYCVTTEQIEKSLSAFEKLAEEYK
- a CDS encoding glycerate kinase family protein, which encodes MKNFTIVLAPDSFKESMTAKEVCIAMEKGIKRVNSKINCIHVPMADGGEGTMQSLIDATNGEIYSLKVTGPLLNKVEAQYGILGDGKVGVIEMASASGIQLVPKEKRNPLVTTTYGTGELIKACLDKGVKKILIGIGGSSTNDGGFGAVKALGAKFLDEAGKDIGFGGGSLNKLKKIDLSGFDTRLSDVEIEIASDVNNPLCGENGASNVFGPQKGATKEMIEVLDQNLKHYADVIKEQCHKDVVNMPGAGAAGGLGAGLVAFLDGKLKKGIELVIKYSGLEEKVKNCDFVFTGEGSIDFQTKFGKTPIGVAGVAKKYGKPVIALAGKVGDNIDDLYEGGIDSIFGIMRGSTSLEEALKGGKENVEKASENIMRLINLNI
- a CDS encoding flavodoxin family protein; its protein translation is MKILIINGGSRCGNTWKLTMLVKKYLLLMSSNIEFTEIHLKNLNLPFCTGCSLCFRKGHIYCPHNNIIQKIMDEIEESDGVIFGAPTYNMQMPALTKNFIDHLCFMLHRPRYFSKKALVISTTGGVGAGNSTEYMAGTMKGWGFNRCYKLPINTISWNNYLPTEKHKRKAKAVARKFYEDIASRRLHSPSFSIMIPYNLFRAMSFDYLKGSEYETQDGVFWQEENRLNRAYAAGVPLPIFKRLFGNMFYFIGRKLSKHMIVTYKK
- a CDS encoding AAA domain-containing protein, yielding MDIYTNLILIKNNKTKELEDKTQEIDYLKPFRDKVEIAYLNGKKSYMYNASNVQVFKAPKKVSSKDCIVYISNIPVRETAEVLDFGEYIRVIEDDGKTEIHHKSEVRYESSCLKSNKTKAVFDYLKKLSMYVSVMEDGKTLLFDQYKKISKLSADSVLYTYLEGKNIKIHKNKKVVIFPFGFNISQKKAVNTALQNSISIIEGPPGTGKTQTILNIIANLVYSGKNVGVVSGNNSATANVYEKLEKDGYGFINALLGRKDKKVDFFENKQADLPNLKSWKLETEEEKSLCDSLKNMDSTLEGLLQKQNRMVKLQEKLSKFKLEQKYFEANFKWEYVTTSSYSIGRKWTSNLILNFLLYFERIMLRNKKMNLIIKAILFVDYGIYKFKYISENQNIVVNSLKRDYYNRVIEDLENEIADLQNDLEGKSYDGLMKEFRDGSSKLFRDYIEKRYTKESRKRYTIKSFKYNFKNFIKDYPIILSTTNSIMTCIPENYLFDYLIIDEASQVDLVTAALALACCKNVVIVGDVKQLPQIVPSDIKKNSDKLFYEANINEAYNYSEYSIISSLIKLYKDKLPRTLLCEHYRCHPKIIGFCNEKFYDNKLVIMTKEKDEDVPLKIYKTAPGNHARKDKLSGSLNNLRQIEVIRDEIINTNKARYGDCSSVGIICPYKKQAVDAKRYFQNSNIEIDTVHKFQGREKDTVIFSTVVNDINSFVDDENLINVAVSRAVKEFIIVTSSKLFKRHGSNIGDLIRYIQYNSLENAVVESQKISVFDLLYSKYSNKLLKIMSLAKNVSEYKSENLMYSVIEEVLNYPQYASFRCVLHIPLNSIVKDLTKLNNEEKAFIQNPWTHVDFLIFNKLDKEPVLVVEVDGYEYHMNSSEQRRRDTVKNKILREIDLHILRVATNESGEKEKLIEMLDRIIKESGE
- a CDS encoding TetR/AcrR family transcriptional regulator — its product is MKKSELAKEKIIEVTIDLIQNANGEIHKITTRAIAKQAGIGVGLVNYHFESKNKLIEICVQRIISDVIRSFKPKINNELDSIDRIKKVTKMVADFLIQNPSVSKISILGDMNTPSTVDNTMQTVKGFLISMEDYNFPKEEKMLLSFALTSILQAVFLRKNITKESFGFDFNNKEERESFIDFMIDKLFGGK
- a CDS encoding Bax inhibitor-1/YccA family protein, whose protein sequence is MENLNSTNESKAHQGLMLQIYVWMALALLLTAIVSFAIGVTPALSYRLFENRSLFYVLAIAEVLMVIVLSRTIDKLSSQAALLLFAVYSVVNGITLSWIFIAYDLMSIASVFVVTAGTFGIMCAYGYVTKKDLSSIGNICFMALIGLILASIVNIFILNDMFSMIISCIGVIVFVALTAYDTQKIKRMAISFNYTDDIEIRDKVSILGALTLYLDFINLFVYILRIFGKKR
- a CDS encoding acylphosphatase; the protein is MERYLVKVRGRVQGVGFRYFAQYTAELCKVTGSVKNCDDGTVRIEAQGEEKALNKYFQKIREGNNKFTKVEEMVTKKIDVVADEKKFKIKYY